The Humulus lupulus chromosome 3, drHumLupu1.1, whole genome shotgun sequence genome window below encodes:
- the LOC133825126 gene encoding uncharacterized protein LOC133825126, with translation MPNYVKFMKDILKRKRRLGEFETVALTKECSSFLQNRLPPKMKDPGSFTIPCTIGNSYCGMALCDLGASINLMPMSVYRQLGIGEVRPTTVTLQLADISLAYPDGKIEDVLVKVDKFIFPVDFIVLDYEADREVPIILGRPFLATGRTLIDVQKGELTMRVQNEQVTFNVFKAMRFPDEVEECSVVSVVDSLASKELENNFDDPLERLLMFDSHADDEDEYLAWLEASSQGFHTRKHFESLELSSRSFAAPKPSVEEPPELELKALPSHLRYAYLGKSSTLPVIVSPELSMEQEEKLLDVLRKFKKAIGWTIADIKGISPSLCMHKILLENHEKGSIEGQRRLNPIMKEW, from the coding sequence ATGCCTAACTATGTAAAATTCATGAAAGATATTCTTAAAAGGAAGAGAAGGTTAGGAGAATTTGAGACAGTGGCTCTTACCAAGGAATGTAGCTCATTCTTGCAAAACAGGCTGCCACCGAAGATGAaagatcctgggagtttcaccATTCCATGTACCATTGGTAATTCTTATTGTGGCATGGCATTATGTGACTTGGGTGCTAGTATAAATCTGATGCCTATGTCTGTGTATAGACAATTGGGGATTGGTGAGGTCCGACCTACCACAGTGACTCTACAACTTGCAGATATATCTCTTGCTTATCCAGATGGGAAGATTGAGGATGTCTTGGTAAAAGTTGATAAGTTCATTTTCCCAGTTGATTTCATTGTGTTGGATTATGAGGCAGACAGGGAGGTACCAATCATTCTAGGGAGGCCTTTTCTAGCTACTGGTAGAACTTTGATTGATGTGCAGAAGGGTGAACTTACTATGAGGGTTCAAAATGAGCAGGTGACTTTCAATGTTTTCAAGGCTATGAGATTTCCAGATGAGGTCGAAGAGTGTTCTGTGGTTTCAGTGGTAGATTCTTTGGCTTCAAAGGAATTAGAAAACAATTTTGATGATCCTCTAGAGAGACTCTTGATGTTTGATTCACATGCAGATGATGAGGATGAATACTTGGCTTGGCTAGAAGCTAGCTCACAAGGATTCCATACAAGAAAGCATTTTGAATCTTTGGAGCTCTCCTCAAGGTCTTTCGCAGCCCCTAAACCATCAGTGGAAGAGCCTCCGGAGTTGGAATTAAAAGCTTTACCCTCACACTTAAGATATGCTTATTTGGGTAAGTCTTCCACCTTACCTGTGATTGTTTCACCTGAGTTAAGTATGGAGCAAGAAGAAAAGTTGCTGGATGTATTGAGGAAGTTCAAgaaggccattgggtggaccatTGCAGACATAaagggtattagtccttctctatGCATGCATAAGATTCTGTTAGAAAACCATGAAAAAGGGTCTATTGAAGGGCAAAGAAGACTAAATCCTATCATGAAAGAGTGGTGA